In Candidatus Poribacteria bacterium, one genomic interval encodes:
- the alaS gene encoding alanine--tRNA ligase gives MTSDEIRDSFLEYFRKHGHTIVPSASLIPAGDPTLLFTNAGMNQFKDVFLGIGQREYTRAVDTQKCLRVSGKHNDLEEVGYSPSHHTFFEMLGNWSFGDYYKQEAIAFAWELVIELWQIPKERLWATVYLEDDEAEKLWLQETDLPLSRIRRCDKDNFWEMGETGPCGPCSELFVDMGVEAYPETASDPDAGPNTSDRFREFWNLVFIQYNRNEDGSLEPLPATHVDTGMGFERITSILQGVDTNYKTDLFTPLLTTIADMTDTAYFDDERGLPHRVIADHIRCLTFAIGDGVMPSNEGRGYVIRRILRRAVLYGKKLGMDAAFIYRLVDNVIALLGDVFPDVLPRHEFISRTIQGEEHRFHQTIERGLELLDNSFDTLKEQNGTEIDGKRAFELYDTFGFPLDLTQMLARERGFTVDDMGFEQSMEAQRSRGRAAWEDRGGVKDEEISVYAEVLKEHGETEFVGYTRNNVEAEVVALIADAESVGSAQEGDEVFVLLNRTPFYGESGGQVGDIGTIENGNARLAVEDTLKPSADLVVHRCKVLEGEITPYSAVQAQIDSERRNAIAVSHTATHLLHSGLRQVLGTHVAQAGSLVEAGRLRFDFSHYESVSPEQLRDIEEFVNEKIRGNDALSISETSLDAAKSKGALAFFGDKYGDIVRVVQAGSYSVELCGGTHVDATGELGFVKLMSESSIAAGVRRVEALTGTAAVSTVQEDTTLLANVANLLKTPKTALPERIERLLQEQRDLEQQLQQLKSQHALANVGTLVEGATLVEDVRVVASLVTNADRNGLRKLVDELKTRLESGVVALAAVSGTEVAFVVGVTADLVKNRDLHAGKIVSELTQLADGRGGGRPELAQGGGKNPSKVNAAIAKTGEIVAQQLKV, from the coding sequence ATGACATCAGATGAAATTAGAGATAGTTTCTTAGAATACTTCCGCAAACACGGGCATACTATCGTGCCGAGTGCGTCCTTGATACCAGCGGGTGACCCGACGCTGTTGTTCACCAACGCCGGTATGAACCAATTCAAGGATGTGTTTCTCGGTATCGGACAGCGGGAGTATACGCGCGCCGTTGACACACAAAAATGTCTGCGGGTTAGTGGCAAACACAACGATCTTGAAGAGGTCGGTTACTCGCCGAGCCACCATACCTTCTTTGAGATGCTCGGAAACTGGTCATTCGGCGATTACTACAAACAGGAAGCTATCGCCTTTGCATGGGAACTGGTGATCGAACTTTGGCAGATCCCGAAGGAGCGTCTCTGGGCGACAGTCTATCTCGAAGACGACGAAGCAGAAAAACTCTGGCTCCAAGAGACAGATCTCCCGCTCTCGCGCATCCGCCGTTGTGATAAGGATAACTTCTGGGAAATGGGTGAAACAGGTCCTTGCGGTCCTTGCAGCGAACTCTTTGTTGACATGGGCGTAGAAGCCTATCCGGAAACCGCAAGTGACCCAGACGCAGGTCCCAATACGAGCGACCGCTTCAGGGAATTCTGGAATCTGGTGTTCATCCAGTACAACCGAAACGAAGACGGTTCGCTTGAACCCCTGCCAGCCACACATGTAGATACAGGCATGGGTTTTGAACGAATTACCTCCATATTACAAGGTGTTGATACCAACTATAAGACAGATCTGTTCACACCGCTTTTGACGACAATTGCTGATATGACAGACACCGCCTATTTCGATGATGAACGCGGGTTACCCCATCGAGTTATCGCTGATCATATTCGGTGCTTGACCTTTGCCATCGGTGATGGGGTCATGCCCTCTAACGAGGGACGAGGCTATGTCATCCGCAGAATTTTGCGACGGGCTGTGCTTTACGGCAAGAAATTAGGGATGGACGCAGCGTTCATCTACCGGCTTGTTGATAACGTCATCGCATTGCTTGGCGATGTATTTCCTGATGTATTGCCGCGTCATGAGTTTATCAGTCGCACGATTCAGGGTGAAGAGCATCGCTTCCATCAAACAATCGAACGCGGTTTGGAACTTCTCGATAACTCATTTGACACGCTCAAGGAGCAGAACGGTACAGAGATCGATGGAAAGCGGGCGTTTGAGTTATATGATACCTTCGGTTTCCCCCTTGATCTGACCCAGATGCTCGCACGTGAACGTGGGTTCACAGTTGACGATATGGGCTTTGAACAGAGTATGGAGGCGCAACGCTCGCGTGGACGGGCGGCATGGGAAGATAGAGGCGGTGTCAAAGATGAAGAAATCTCCGTTTACGCGGAAGTCCTTAAAGAGCATGGCGAAACCGAATTCGTCGGCTATACACGAAACAACGTCGAAGCAGAAGTTGTCGCCTTAATTGCTGACGCGGAATCGGTTGGTAGCGCGCAAGAAGGCGACGAGGTGTTTGTGCTGCTGAACCGAACGCCTTTTTACGGCGAATCGGGTGGACAAGTCGGCGATATCGGCACAATTGAAAACGGCAATGCCAGATTGGCTGTAGAGGATACACTCAAGCCTTCGGCAGACTTGGTTGTTCATAGGTGTAAGGTCCTTGAAGGTGAAATCACCCCCTACAGTGCGGTCCAAGCACAAATAGATAGTGAACGTCGAAATGCCATCGCCGTGAGCCACACAGCAACGCACCTTCTACACAGTGGACTGCGACAGGTACTCGGAACACATGTAGCGCAAGCGGGTTCACTCGTTGAAGCGGGTAGATTGCGATTCGACTTCTCACACTACGAATCTGTTTCACCAGAGCAGTTACGAGACATTGAGGAATTTGTCAACGAAAAAATTCGTGGGAACGACGCGTTGTCTATCAGTGAAACGTCGTTAGATGCGGCGAAATCGAAAGGGGCTTTAGCCTTCTTCGGCGATAAGTACGGCGACATTGTTCGCGTTGTGCAAGCAGGGAGTTATAGCGTTGAACTCTGTGGAGGCACCCACGTTGATGCAACAGGTGAGCTCGGTTTTGTGAAGCTGATGAGCGAAAGCAGTATCGCTGCAGGTGTCCGACGCGTTGAAGCATTGACAGGGACTGCCGCGGTATCAACGGTTCAAGAAGATACCACACTCCTCGCTAACGTGGCGAATCTCCTGAAAACCCCCAAAACGGCTCTGCCCGAACGGATCGAACGTCTGCTTCAGGAACAACGGGATTTAGAACAACAACTTCAACAACTCAAAAGCCAGCACGCCCTTGCGAACGTCGGCACCTTGGTCGAAGGTGCGACACTTGTCGAAGATGTGCGGGTGGTTGCCTCGCTCGTAACAAACGCGGATCGGAACGGGTTACGGAAACTCGTTGATGAACTCAAAACGCGCTTAGAATCTGGTGTTGTTGCGCTTGCGGCTGTGTCAGGAACCGAAGTCGCCTTCGTAGTTGGCGTAACGGCAGACTTAGTGAAGAACCGCGATTTGCATGCGGGTAAAATCGTCTCCGAACTCACGCAACTGGCTGACGGTCGCGGTGGTGGACGCCCAGAACTCGCGCAAGGTGGCGGCAAGAATCCGAGCAAGGTAAACGCAGCAATTGCGAAAACCGGCGAAATCGTCGCGCAACAACTTAAAGTTTAA
- the iolG gene encoding inositol 2-dehydrogenase, translated as MNKLSKIGVGVIGTGRIGKLHIEHLAQHIPEAELIAICSLDPAGLVSLAKQFNVPKTTDDYTAILADPQIEAVLVASATDTHVEISQAAASAGKHVFCEKPISLDLGQIDETLAIVEKAGVKFQVGFNRRFDASFMRVREAVASGEIGEPHIMRITSRDPAPPPIEYVKISGGIFLDMTIHDFDMARYLTGDEVVEVYAVGGVRVDPKIGEVGDIDTAVITLRFQNGVIATIDNSREAVYGYDQRVEVFGSKGMVTAANPPTDTVTFSGSEGIRAASPPYFFVERYKPAFLSEVRAFLACIQEDTPPPVTAEDGRAPVVIGFAALKSLRENRPVLLSEI; from the coding sequence ATGAACAAACTCTCAAAAATCGGTGTTGGCGTTATCGGCACAGGACGCATCGGTAAATTGCACATTGAACACCTCGCTCAGCATATACCCGAAGCCGAACTGATAGCGATTTGCAGTTTGGACCCCGCCGGTCTTGTCTCTCTCGCGAAACAATTTAATGTCCCAAAAACAACCGACGATTATACTGCAATATTGGCGGATCCGCAGATTGAAGCGGTATTGGTAGCATCTGCTACCGATACGCACGTCGAGATTAGCCAAGCCGCGGCGAGCGCAGGAAAACACGTCTTTTGTGAGAAGCCGATCTCCTTGGATTTGGGGCAGATTGATGAGACTTTGGCGATTGTTGAGAAAGCAGGGGTTAAGTTTCAGGTCGGTTTCAACCGTCGGTTTGATGCGAGTTTCATGCGGGTCCGCGAAGCCGTCGCCTCTGGAGAGATTGGCGAACCGCATATCATGCGAATCACGAGCCGAGATCCCGCACCACCCCCGATTGAATACGTCAAGATCTCTGGCGGGATTTTCCTTGACATGACGATCCACGATTTCGATATGGCGCGCTATCTCACCGGAGACGAAGTTGTTGAGGTGTATGCAGTGGGTGGCGTGCGTGTTGATCCGAAAATCGGCGAGGTTGGCGACATTGACACCGCCGTTATCACTTTACGGTTCCAAAACGGGGTTATCGCAACCATTGATAACAGCAGGGAGGCTGTCTACGGTTACGACCAGCGTGTTGAGGTCTTCGGTTCAAAAGGGATGGTTACGGCAGCGAATCCACCGACGGATACCGTTACCTTCAGCGGTAGTGAAGGGATACGCGCTGCGTCGCCTCCGTATTTCTTTGTGGAACGCTACAAACCAGCGTTTCTTTCAGAGGTGCGAGCGTTCTTGGCATGCATTCAGGAAGACACGCCACCGCCGGTTACAGCGGAGGATGGTCGGGCACCAGTCGTAATCGGTTTCGCAGCGTTGAAGTCGCTTCGTGAAAATCGTCCTGTCCTGTTGTCGGAAATTTAA
- a CDS encoding tetratricopeptide repeat protein — protein sequence MSVLEMTDSELYEMGIKVLTDKLGVSEVPRFIRQCQPGKGNYAVDRHKLLADQPDIDTIVKRIQDRVTAREIEERARAERFAAPQSEIRKMTDIEICEIGNQVLMNKLGADGLMRFIGQCQELNGGYTRGLIKNREEAQEYIKLYTASLTFNPKIVEDYIKRGNAYSYIGEHDKAIADYDQAIKLKPNYAKAYCHRGVAHCKKHEYDKAIKDYNEVIKREPDYAEAYGARGEAWLHLKEWERAKADLIFAKGKDFDIIASFRKSYENVADFEQRNGVQFPEDIKAMLTQQ from the coding sequence ATGAGCGTATTAGAAATGACAGATAGTGAACTTTATGAAATGGGGATTAAAGTCCTTACGGATAAACTCGGGGTCTCTGAGGTGCCGCGGTTTATTCGGCAGTGCCAACCCGGTAAAGGTAATTACGCTGTTGACCGACATAAATTGTTGGCGGATCAACCCGATATTGACACCATCGTTAAACGGATCCAAGATAGGGTTACGGCAAGGGAAATAGAAGAACGCGCACGGGCTGAGAGGTTCGCCGCGCCTCAAAGCGAAATTCGGAAAATGACAGACATTGAGATTTGTGAAATCGGAAATCAAGTCCTTATGAATAAACTTGGAGCCGATGGATTGATGCGGTTTATCGGGCAGTGCCAAGAACTGAATGGTGGTTATACTCGGGGGCTAATTAAGAATAGGGAAGAGGCACAAGAATACATTAAACTTTACACTGCAAGCTTGACCTTCAATCCGAAAATAGTAGAAGACTACATCAAACGGGGCAATGCCTACAGTTACATTGGTGAGCATGATAAAGCCATCGCCGACTATGACCAGGCAATAAAGCTTAAACCTAATTATGCCAAAGCGTATTGCCATCGCGGTGTCGCTCACTGCAAGAAACACGAGTATGACAAAGCCATAAAGGATTATAACGAAGTCATAAAACGCGAACCCGATTATGCTGAGGCCTATGGGGCTCGTGGCGAGGCATGGTTACACCTAAAGGAATGGGAAAGAGCCAAAGCAGACCTGATTTTTGCAAAGGGCAAAGATTTTGACATCATCGCGTCATTTCGCAAGAGTTATGAAAACGTTGCAGACTTTGAGCAGAGGAACGGTGTCCAGTTCCCGGAAGACATCAAGGCAATGTTAACGCAACAGTAG
- the larB gene encoding nickel pincer cofactor biosynthesis protein LarB → MEIEKLRILLEQVKGGEMAVGDALQSLRTLPFEDLGFSKIDHHRQLRTGFPEVIFCQGKTVEHVKQISERILAAGHPLLATRATPDMYKAVKEVQPTARYNELGRTITVSQSDEDTGVSGILVVSAGTSDLPVAEEAAETALMMGNQPERLYDVGVAGLHRLMSNHEKLLNARVIIVVAGMEGALPSVVGGLVDCPVIAVPTSIGYGASFGGLAALLGMLNSCASGVTVVNIDNGFGAGYSASLINQLGA, encoded by the coding sequence ATGGAAATTGAAAAGTTGAGAATCCTGCTCGAACAGGTTAAAGGCGGAGAGATGGCAGTGGGTGATGCCCTGCAATCCCTCCGCACTCTTCCTTTTGAAGATTTAGGATTTTCAAAGATCGATCATCATCGTCAACTTCGTACTGGATTTCCTGAAGTCATCTTCTGTCAAGGAAAAACAGTGGAACATGTCAAGCAAATTAGTGAACGTATCCTCGCCGCAGGACATCCGCTCCTCGCCACGCGCGCCACACCTGACATGTATAAAGCGGTAAAAGAAGTTCAACCCACCGCCCGTTATAATGAACTCGGACGAACGATCACCGTCTCGCAATCCGATGAAGATACCGGCGTTTCGGGTATACTTGTCGTTTCCGCGGGTACTTCTGATTTGCCAGTCGCCGAGGAAGCCGCCGAAACTGCACTAATGATGGGAAATCAACCGGAACGTCTTTATGATGTCGGTGTGGCAGGATTACATCGCCTCATGAGTAATCACGAGAAACTCTTGAATGCACGGGTTATCATTGTCGTTGCGGGGATGGAAGGTGCACTTCCGAGTGTTGTCGGTGGGTTAGTGGATTGCCCTGTCATCGCAGTCCCGACGAGTATCGGCTACGGTGCCAGTTTCGGGGGGCTTGCGGCTTTATTAGGGATGCTGAACAGTTGTGCGTCCGGCGTCACCGTTGTGAATATTGATAACGGTTTTGGGGCGGGTTACAGTGCATCTCTTATCAATCAACTCGGGGCGTAA
- a CDS encoding RecX family transcriptional regulator, which yields AEQVVANVETEDETKVALQIAQKRVKQYKRLPIHVAKRRLHGFLARRGFGAEIVRQVLDQIF from the coding sequence CAGCGGAACAAGTTGTCGCGAACGTAGAAACTGAAGACGAAACGAAAGTCGCGCTCCAGATTGCCCAAAAACGGGTAAAGCAGTATAAACGGCTGCCGATCCATGTCGCCAAACGTCGATTACACGGGTTTTTGGCACGACGCGGTTTCGGTGCCGAAATTGTGCGGCAGGTACTCGATCAGATATTTTAA
- a CDS encoding YtxH domain-containing protein, translating to MSNNGQNNGLAMVFAFFTGFMAGAVISLLYAPSSGKETRRKIRDTSIEAKNRTVEFAHQTTDSAKQGVQTIMEQGRESVHSIVDSGKEQLQQAGDQVKSAVETGRKVSADVRSKIAGSIPGIDESEESDEEAPEEA from the coding sequence ATGAGTAATAATGGACAGAACAACGGGCTCGCAATGGTCTTCGCATTTTTTACCGGATTCATGGCAGGTGCGGTTATCAGCCTGCTCTATGCCCCGAGTTCCGGCAAGGAGACCCGACGAAAGATTCGTGACACTTCGATTGAAGCAAAGAACCGGACGGTTGAGTTCGCGCATCAGACGACCGATAGTGCGAAGCAAGGTGTCCAGACTATCATGGAACAGGGAAGAGAAAGCGTTCACAGCATTGTAGACAGCGGAAAAGAACAGCTCCAGCAAGCAGGTGATCAGGTGAAAAGTGCTGTGGAAACAGGACGCAAAGTTTCTGCTGATGTCCGATCCAAAATCGCTGGATCTATCCCGGGTATCGACGAGTCTGAAGAATCCGATGAAGAGGCACCCGAGGAAGCCTAA
- a CDS encoding TIM barrel protein — protein sequence MKIANAPCSWGVLEFALDGEAPGYAQMLDEMHEIGYLGTELGDWGFMPTDAQRLRTELKDRELTLLGAFVGVALADEKTHASGEEAALRHARLLADTAGEKPFIVLSDDNATTELRTRYAGRVRPEHGLTPTQWETFAQGAHRISESVRDETGLRTVFHPHCAGYVETPAEIDTLMERTDPNLIGLCFDTGHYRFGGGDPIEAYVRHADRVWHVHFKDCHPDVAADSRKNEWDYFESVGNGVFCELGNGDVDFPAFLAELRKRNYEGWIVVEQDVLPGMGSPYESAERNLRYLNSIV from the coding sequence ATGAAAATTGCAAATGCCCCGTGTTCGTGGGGTGTACTTGAGTTTGCGTTAGACGGGGAAGCACCCGGCTACGCACAGATGTTAGACGAGATGCACGAAATCGGTTACCTCGGCACCGAGTTAGGGGATTGGGGATTCATGCCGACGGATGCGCAACGCCTCCGTACCGAACTGAAGGACCGTGAACTAACGCTGTTAGGCGCGTTCGTAGGTGTCGCACTCGCTGATGAAAAAACACACGCATCCGGTGAAGAAGCGGCACTACGTCATGCCCGTTTGTTAGCGGATACTGCTGGCGAAAAACCCTTCATCGTGCTATCGGATGACAACGCCACTACAGAACTGCGTACCCGCTATGCCGGTCGTGTCCGTCCTGAACACGGGTTGACCCCAACACAGTGGGAGACTTTTGCACAGGGCGCGCACCGTATCTCCGAATCTGTCCGAGACGAGACAGGACTCCGCACCGTTTTCCATCCGCATTGTGCCGGATATGTAGAGACACCAGCAGAGATAGACACGTTGATGGAACGCACCGACCCGAACCTCATCGGATTGTGTTTCGATACAGGACATTACCGATTCGGTGGCGGTGATCCGATTGAAGCGTATGTCCGCCATGCCGATCGAGTCTGGCACGTCCATTTCAAGGATTGCCATCCCGATGTCGCTGCCGATTCTCGTAAGAATGAATGGGATTATTTCGAGTCCGTTGGGAACGGCGTTTTTTGCGAACTGGGCAACGGAGACGTTGATTTCCCCGCGTTCCTCGCAGAATTGCGAAAACGGAACTACGAGGGTTGGATCGTCGTGGAGCAGGATGTCTTGCCCGGAATGGGGAGTCCTTACGAGAGTGCAGAACGGAATCTGCGGTACCTGAATTCGATTGTGTAG
- a CDS encoding ABC transporter permease gives MQQRTPIEEQIDLPFVESLRISFQSLKIRFGRSIITTAGITLGIAFLVSVWTNNEIGLALQESGRQSAINTFEETTEKGISTKDIWLIIMSLIVCVVGIANSMLMAVTERFREIGTMKCLGALDGFVVRLFLLESGFQGFSGALIGALLGTLGAVLLGLKDYGLDLFFYFPLLPAQPEDGTMRLGVIVVILLGCILGMILAVIGSSFPAWRAAKLPPAEAMRTEV, from the coding sequence TTGCAGCAAAGAACACCAATTGAAGAACAAATTGATCTTCCTTTTGTAGAATCATTACGCATCAGTTTTCAGAGTTTGAAAATTCGTTTTGGGCGTTCAATCATTACGACGGCTGGTATCACGCTCGGTATTGCATTTTTAGTTTCAGTTTGGACAAATAACGAAATCGGTCTCGCGCTACAGGAGAGCGGACGACAATCGGCAATTAATACCTTTGAAGAAACAACGGAAAAAGGCATTTCCACAAAAGATATCTGGCTGATTATTATGTCATTGATTGTCTGCGTGGTAGGTATTGCGAACTCAATGCTAATGGCAGTAACAGAGCGTTTTCGCGAGATCGGCACGATGAAATGTCTCGGTGCGTTAGACGGATTCGTGGTTAGACTGTTTCTACTTGAATCAGGATTTCAGGGTTTCTCGGGAGCACTCATCGGTGCGCTTCTTGGAACACTCGGCGCAGTGCTTTTAGGGCTTAAAGACTACGGGTTAGACTTATTCTTCTATTTCCCGCTATTACCGGCGCAACCTGAAGACGGAACAATGCGACTCGGTGTTATCGTCGTCATCCTACTTGGATGTATTCTGGGCATGATTTTGGCAGTCATCGGATCATCGTTTCCTGCATGGCGTGCGGCGAAACTTCCGCCTGCTGAAGCAATGCGTACCGAGGTATAG
- a CDS encoding DUF948 domain-containing protein — protein MDWSLIASLFWKFSLGIFLIALTALAGYMCAAIGSLRNSLNSIRNTLNSTENIVNQEIGELITDVDRTVKEVNKELPELLQNLNGLTASLQGISETEIQPTVHNIQEMSGVLNQSIQELDELVQKVSSFSGQTIEQATFFRNQIAVSLADIVGLWQGIKAGWDSFNFTQSSEPEEDVPISAVSNE, from the coding sequence ATGGATTGGAGTTTGATTGCTTCACTTTTTTGGAAGTTCAGCCTCGGTATTTTCCTAATTGCGCTCACAGCCCTTGCGGGGTATATGTGTGCGGCTATTGGGAGTCTCCGAAACTCTTTAAACAGCATTCGCAACACATTGAATTCCACAGAAAACATCGTTAATCAAGAGATCGGAGAATTGATTACCGACGTGGATAGGACAGTGAAAGAGGTGAACAAGGAACTCCCAGAACTGCTGCAAAATCTGAATGGGTTGACAGCTTCCTTACAAGGGATTAGCGAGACCGAAATTCAACCGACGGTGCACAATATCCAAGAAATGAGTGGTGTCCTGAACCAAAGCATTCAAGAACTTGACGAGTTGGTTCAAAAAGTGAGTAGTTTTTCTGGTCAGACGATCGAACAAGCCACGTTTTTCCGCAATCAGATAGCAGTTTCACTGGCTGATATCGTAGGTTTATGGCAGGGAATCAAAGCGGGATGGGATAGTTTCAATTTCACACAATCTTCCGAACCAGAAGAGGATGTCCCGATATCCGCTGTGTCTAACGAATAA
- a CDS encoding ABC transporter ATP-binding protein: MADIVVKTEDVVKEYRMGSNILRALDGINIEIERGEYISLMGPSGSGKSTLFNMIGALDRPTEGQVYIDGQNMSHLSQRQIAAFRCHRVGYIFQSYNLLHVRSAHGNVTLPMIFAGIPEKQRNEKAENLLDMVGLGDRMYHLPDELSGGQRQRVAIARALANDPSIILADEPTANLDTITGREIIDLIKRLNREQGVTVISATHDLKMLDVSDRIVDIRDGLVERVRNRDEIDIEVGEVGGDGH; this comes from the coding sequence ATGGCTGATATCGTTGTGAAAACTGAAGATGTTGTCAAAGAATATCGCATGGGTTCAAACATTCTTCGTGCTTTGGATGGCATCAACATTGAGATTGAACGCGGGGAGTATATTTCGCTGATGGGTCCTTCGGGTTCGGGCAAATCTACACTCTTTAATATGATTGGTGCCCTCGATCGCCCTACGGAGGGTCAAGTTTATATAGATGGACAAAATATGTCTCATCTTTCGCAAAGACAAATTGCGGCGTTTCGGTGTCATCGCGTGGGCTATATTTTTCAAAGTTACAATTTGCTGCACGTGCGGAGCGCGCATGGAAATGTGACACTCCCGATGATTTTCGCTGGCATCCCTGAGAAACAACGCAATGAAAAAGCGGAAAATTTGCTGGATATGGTAGGATTAGGAGATCGGATGTACCATCTTCCCGATGAACTCTCAGGTGGCCAGCGTCAACGTGTCGCTATCGCCAGAGCACTTGCGAACGATCCGAGTATCATCCTCGCCGACGAACCGACAGCAAACCTCGACACAATTACGGGACGCGAAATTATCGACCTCATTAAACGCTTGAATCGGGAACAAGGGGTCACTGTTATTTCGGCGACACATGACCTGAAGATGCTGGATGTCTCTGACCGGATTGTAGACATCCGAGACGGACTTGTGGAGCGGGTCAGAAACCGAGACGAGATTGACATCGAAGTCGGTGAAGTCGGTGGTGACGGTCACTAA